In Archangium violaceum, the following are encoded in one genomic region:
- a CDS encoding RDD family protein, with protein sequence MSKCLKCGAPLPPVGECPTCAAATQPAARAIPSLLDKEIQIDRRRPDREAPAPAPSAPPGMMARAPVPPGMNPANPQGPRPQAPAPAAPRAPGLPVMPPRPQAPAAQMAPAPAPRPQAPAAPAAPRAQAPAQAAAPRPSAPPQATPSFNLPGVAAPAPRPSAPQPVVESAAAPAPAPRQASAPGLPVVPPRPQAVAQQAVAHAPRQVAAAEEEASFSVDLDETLDESEPVTLPMGAPDNPAPVRAAPVKAPALPETGVTEVHARPASLWRRLLAFTIDTGAIGGVAALYLMLASSVAGVQAPQTGLSGLDAFVIQVRALQSVLVPGAVLLLVLSLVYCAVAAFLWNGRTLGRRLLGLRLVDTHGMAPAPGRAVVRAMLASLSFGLFLAGFWMALFDRRGQTLHDKLTSTYVVQPS encoded by the coding sequence TTGTCCAAGTGCTTGAAATGCGGAGCTCCGCTGCCGCCCGTCGGGGAATGCCCCACCTGCGCCGCCGCGACCCAGCCCGCGGCCCGGGCCATCCCGAGTCTCCTGGACAAGGAAATCCAGATCGACCGCCGCCGTCCGGATCGCGAAGCGCCGGCGCCCGCCCCCTCCGCGCCCCCGGGAATGATGGCCCGCGCCCCGGTTCCTCCCGGGATGAATCCGGCGAACCCGCAGGGCCCGCGTCCCCAGGCCCCGGCTCCGGCCGCGCCTCGCGCTCCGGGTCTGCCCGTGATGCCGCCGCGCCCGCAGGCCCCGGCCGCCCAGATGGCCCCGGCTCCCGCGCCCCGTCCCCAGGCCCCCGCGGCTCCCGCCGCGCCTCGCGCCCAGGCTCCCGCGCAGGCCGCCGCGCCGCGTCCTTCGGCCCCGCCCCAGGCGACTCCCTCCTTCAACCTGCCCGGCGTCGCCGCTCCGGCTCCGCGCCCGTCCGCCCCGCAGCCCGTCGTCGAGAGCGCCGCGGCTCCCGCCCCCGCTCCGCGACAGGCGTCCGCTCCGGGTCTGCCCGTGGTGCCTCCGCGCCCGCAGGCCGTGGCCCAGCAGGCGGTGGCTCATGCACCGCGACAGGTGGCCGCGGCCGAGGAGGAGGCGTCCTTCTCCGTCGATCTCGATGAGACCCTCGACGAGAGCGAGCCGGTCACCCTGCCCATGGGCGCCCCCGACAACCCGGCGCCGGTCCGCGCCGCTCCCGTCAAGGCTCCCGCCCTCCCGGAGACGGGCGTGACCGAGGTCCACGCGCGCCCGGCCTCGCTCTGGCGCCGGCTGCTGGCCTTCACCATCGACACCGGCGCCATCGGCGGAGTGGCGGCGCTCTACCTCATGCTCGCCTCCAGCGTGGCCGGCGTGCAGGCGCCCCAGACGGGCCTCTCGGGGTTGGATGCCTTCGTCATCCAGGTCCGCGCGCTCCAGTCCGTGCTGGTGCCCGGCGCCGTCCTCCTGCTGGTGCTGTCGCTCGTCTACTGCGCGGTGGCCGCCTTCCTCTGGAATGGCCGCACCCTGGGACGCCGGCTGCTCGGCTTGCGGCTCGTGGACACGCATGGGATGGCTCCGGCTCCCGGCCGCGCCGTGGTCCGCGCCATGCTCGCCAGCCTGTCCTTCGGACTCTTCCTCGCGGGCTTCTGGATGGCCCTCTTCGACCGCCGGGGCCAGACGCTGCACGACAAGCTCACGTCCACCTACGTGGTCCAGCCGAGCTAG